Proteins encoded by one window of Pseudomonadota bacterium:
- a CDS encoding MerR family DNA-binding transcriptional regulator — MNEKNKETALLSIGALARLSGIPVETLRNWERRYGFPAPARLESGHRRYPLPIVTRLKRIKRALDLGYRPSFALLASENDLAMAISDGGVQDSDHVVLREIDRLGDSAALSEAEGWFDCVTRLDASDLEQRVRAAWARHGAREFVSRLAVPFLTSVGDGWASGALTVAHEHFAAEVLEAFLIGQWHPLAQSASGPQVILANLEGERHTLGLHMAAVFLALGGFRIVFLGMSTPR; from the coding sequence AAAAACAAAGAGACCGCGCTCCTGAGCATCGGCGCGCTCGCCCGCCTGAGCGGCATCCCCGTGGAGACGCTGCGCAACTGGGAGCGGCGCTACGGGTTCCCCGCCCCGGCCCGCCTCGAGTCGGGCCACAGGCGGTACCCCCTGCCGATCGTCACGCGGCTCAAGCGGATCAAGCGCGCGCTGGATCTCGGCTACCGGCCGTCGTTCGCGTTGCTCGCGTCCGAGAACGATCTCGCGATGGCGATCTCGGACGGCGGCGTACAGGATTCGGACCACGTCGTCTTGCGCGAGATCGATCGCCTGGGCGACTCCGCGGCGCTCTCCGAGGCGGAGGGCTGGTTCGACTGCGTGACGCGCCTGGACGCGAGCGACCTCGAGCAGCGCGTCCGGGCGGCCTGGGCCCGGCACGGCGCGCGCGAGTTCGTGAGCCGGCTCGCGGTGCCGTTCCTCACCTCCGTCGGCGACGGCTGGGCCTCGGGCGCCCTCACGGTGGCGCACGAGCACTTCGCCGCCGAGGTGCTCGAGGCGTTCCTGATCGGGCAGTGGCACCCCCTCGCGCAGTCGGCGAGCGGCCCGCAGGTGATCCTCGCCAACCTCGAAGGTGAGCGGCACACCCTCGGGCTGCACATGGCCGCCGTCTTCCTCGCCCTCGGCGGTTTCCGGATCGTCTTCCTCGGAATGAGCACGCCGCG